DNA sequence from the Corynebacterium freneyi genome:
GGCCCGTGGCGCGATGCCTGCGCGGGCGAGCGGGGGAGTTGGGGCGGATGGCCGGCGCGGGGTGGGAGGCCGCGCGGGGCGGGGGAGTTTGGGGTGTGGCGAGCCTGCGGGGTTGAGACCTTGCCGGGAGCCGGCGAGGGACGGGGGAGGGGGCGACGCGAGGCGGGAGGCCGCGCGGGGTACAGCAGCTACGCGTGGGTGTTGATGAGCATGTCCGCCACCCGCACCATGTGCTCCCACATGGCGTCGCGGTGGGGCTTCGGCAGCTCCTCGTCGGACACCTCGGCCAGCGACAACGCCATCAACTCCAGCCACCGGTCACGGGCCGCCATATCGACGACGAACGGGTGATGACGCATGCGCAGCCGCGGATGGCCCCTTTCCTCGTTGTACGTGGTGGGACCACCCCAGTACTGCTCGAGGAACATCCGCAAGCGCCGCTCGGCGCCCTCCCAATCATCGGCGGGATACATCGGACCGAGGATGTCGTCCTCGCGCACGCGCACGTAAAAACCGTGCACCACCTTCGCGAACGTATCCTCGCCGACCTCGCGGTAGAAATCACTGAACTGCGGCTGCCCATCACCGGGCGCCGCCTGAGAGGGCTGGCCGTTGGTCATGCCCACCAGGCTACCCACGCGGCGACGCGGCGAGGAGTGCGGCCAGCGGCGCGGCCCACAGTCACCACATTGGCGGAGCGGTGGGCCATCGACGCGGCGACGCTACGGGCGGCGGGGCGGTCGAGCGCACCGACCCGCCCACTGCCGCGCCCGACTTCTACTGCTCCGGGACGTACCCGTCGCACTCGCGGGCGGCCAACGCCCGCTCGACGCGGTCACGGTTCTCCGCGACGATGCGCTTGACGGGGTTGGGCACCGAGGCGTCGTCAAGCACCGCCGAAGCCTTGTCCAGTCCCTCCTGCGAGACCTCCCAGTGCGGGTACAGGCCATCGAGCATCCGCTGCGCCGTCTCCGAGGAATACCGGCCCCACCAGGACGGAGCCTCGGCGAAGTACCGGTCGGTGAAGTCGCCGAGCAACCCATCCGAACCGGGCGCGGTGAAACCGGCGATCATCGACCGCAACATCAGATTCGACGGGGCGGCGGCCCCGGTGGCGGTGCAGGTGTTCCACACGCGGATCTTGTTGTCCGCCGCCGGGATCGCCGCACGCGCCTTCGCCGCAGCCTGCGTCCCCAGCGCCGACTGGTCGGCCTGCTCGGCCGCCGCGATATCGGACACCCCCTTGTCGCCGGCGGCGACGAGCACGGTCAGCGCGTTCCACTTCATGTCCTCGTCGACGGTCAGCCCGTCCAGGCCGACCGACCCGGGCTCGCCGGCGAGGATCGCGCGGAAGATCTCGAGCGAACCGGCGCCGTCGGCCGGCAGCATGGCCAGGGCGTTGACGAACGCCAACTGGGCGTCGGACCCGGCCTCCGCGGCGCGGGCGTGATCGAGCAGCCCCTCGCCGAGCAGGCGACGCCCCTCGGCGACCCAATCGGGCGCGGCGTACCGCTCGACGGCCGCCACCGCCTGCGACAAAACACGCTCGAGCACCGAAATCTGATCCTCCGACGGCGCGCCCCGCAGCACCATGGCCACGAAATCGCGGGCGCGGACCTTCGCCGCACGGG
Encoded proteins:
- a CDS encoding globin encodes the protein MTNGQPSQAAPGDGQPQFSDFYREVGEDTFAKVVHGFYVRVREDDILGPMYPADDWEGAERRLRMFLEQYWGGPTTYNEERGHPRLRMRHHPFVVDMAARDRWLELMALSLAEVSDEELPKPHRDAMWEHMVRVADMLINTHA